The following are encoded in a window of Sulfitobacter sp. S190 genomic DNA:
- a CDS encoding ATP-binding cassette domain-containing protein translates to MSAAAKPFTLTIVNGNRARIEAAVAPQTPVAVDDHAARVGARAGLVATYASLLGMGIAQTDVAETMQQRLPAQGDKAQEAQVIATLLRQAGLVVTLQADTDLAHQALPALLYMSSGQLLLVIGRNRDDLVVYDTTCPDNRALVPLADFAPFFGGLAVRAEMPIDTVAALHKTAQKPQHWFWGQFGRFRRQLAEVALGSFVANLLAVAVALFSLQVYDRVIPHQSEATLWVLAAGAGLALLMEAFIKVARAQLMDGAGRQIELSVLEILMRRILGMRSDRRTQSPSDLFSSMREFSSVREFFTASTIGTLADIPFIFVFLALVASIAGNVVWVLVLGGVLMVVPGFFMQRRMIRLTQETQGANAKSSRLLHEAIFELDTIKTQRGEDRVARLWHELTTLSAVKSSQQRKLASALTFWSQGVQQATYVAAVIMGTYLVFAGQFTVGSIIATGILTSRTLAPLTQLAGTMARWGNVKSALDGLEHVAGAAQDADPERSYLRRDQLSGRFELRDVTFRYIEEGAPTLDLPGINVLPGQRIAVLGANGSGKSSLLKLMSGLYAPTTGRVLIDGTEMGQIEPRDLRRLIGYLGQDVRLFAGTLRDNLNLTMLERDDDRLMAALDFAGLGDFVRNHPRGLDLEILDAGQGLSIGQRQSIGWARLWLQDPKICLLDEPTAALDQTLERALVGRLETWMAGRTAVIATHRAPILGLTDRTLVLANGRLSVDGPKDQVLAHLNTIKEGAA, encoded by the coding sequence GTGAGTGCCGCAGCCAAGCCTTTCACCCTGACCATCGTCAACGGCAACCGCGCCAGGATCGAGGCGGCGGTCGCGCCGCAGACGCCCGTAGCGGTGGACGACCACGCCGCACGGGTTGGCGCGCGCGCGGGTCTGGTGGCGACCTATGCCAGCCTGCTCGGCATGGGCATTGCGCAGACCGACGTGGCCGAAACCATGCAGCAGCGTCTGCCCGCGCAGGGCGACAAGGCGCAAGAGGCGCAGGTCATTGCCACGCTGTTGCGGCAGGCGGGTCTGGTGGTCACCTTGCAGGCCGATACCGATCTGGCCCATCAGGCGCTGCCGGCGCTTTTGTATATGTCGTCGGGGCAGTTGCTGTTGGTCATAGGGCGCAACCGCGACGACCTGGTGGTCTATGACACCACCTGTCCCGACAACCGCGCGCTGGTGCCGCTGGCCGATTTTGCGCCGTTCTTTGGCGGGCTGGCCGTGCGGGCCGAGATGCCCATCGACACGGTTGCGGCCCTGCACAAGACCGCGCAAAAACCGCAGCACTGGTTCTGGGGTCAATTCGGTCGCTTCCGTCGCCAGCTGGCCGAAGTGGCGCTGGGGTCTTTCGTGGCGAACCTGCTGGCCGTGGCGGTCGCGCTGTTTTCGCTACAGGTTTATGACCGGGTGATCCCGCACCAGTCCGAAGCGACGCTTTGGGTGCTGGCGGCGGGGGCCGGTCTGGCGCTGCTGATGGAGGCGTTCATCAAGGTGGCGCGCGCGCAGCTGATGGATGGCGCGGGCCGCCAGATCGAACTGTCGGTGCTCGAGATCCTGATGCGGCGCATTCTGGGCATGCGCAGCGACCGGCGGACGCAGTCGCCGTCGGATCTTTTTTCGTCGATGCGCGAATTCTCCAGTGTGCGCGAATTTTTCACCGCCTCGACCATCGGTACGCTGGCAGATATTCCGTTCATCTTTGTCTTTCTGGCGCTGGTGGCGTCGATTGCAGGCAATGTGGTGTGGGTGCTGGTGCTGGGCGGGGTGCTGATGGTGGTGCCGGGGTTCTTCATGCAGCGCCGGATGATCCGCCTGACGCAGGAAACGCAGGGCGCCAATGCCAAATCCTCGCGCCTGCTGCACGAGGCGATCTTCGAGCTGGACACGATCAAGACCCAGCGCGGCGAGGACCGTGTGGCGCGGCTTTGGCACGAGCTGACGACCCTGTCGGCGGTCAAGTCTTCCCAGCAGCGCAAGCTGGCCTCGGCCCTGACGTTCTGGAGCCAGGGCGTGCAGCAGGCGACCTATGTCGCGGCCGTGATCATGGGAACTTATCTGGTGTTTGCGGGGCAGTTTACCGTCGGCTCCATCATCGCGACGGGGATTTTGACCAGCCGCACGCTGGCTCCGCTGACACAGCTGGCCGGCACGATGGCGCGCTGGGGCAACGTGAAATCCGCGCTGGACGGGTTGGAGCATGTGGCCGGTGCGGCGCAGGATGCCGACCCCGAGCGCAGTTATTTGCGGCGTGACCAGTTGAGCGGCCGGTTCGAGCTGCGCGATGTCACGTTCCGCTATATCGAAGAGGGGGCACCGACGCTCGATCTGCCGGGGATCAACGTGTTACCCGGCCAGCGGATCGCGGTTCTGGGGGCCAACGGGTCGGGCAAGTCGTCGCTTTTGAAGCTGATGTCGGGCCTTTATGCGCCCACGACCGGACGGGTGTTGATCGACGGCACCGAGATGGGTCAGATCGAGCCGCGCGATCTGCGCCGGTTGATCGGGTATCTGGGTCAGGACGTGCGGCTTTTTGCCGGTACGCTGCGCGACAATCTCAACCTCACGATGCTGGAGCGCGACGACGACCGGTTGATGGCGGCGCTTGATTTCGCGGGGCTTGGCGATTTTGTCAGGAACCACCCGCGAGGGCTCGATCTGGAGATACTGGACGCGGGGCAGGGGTTGTCGATCGGGCAGCGCCAGTCCATCGGCTGGGCGCGGTTGTGGCTGCAGGACCCCAAGATCTGTTTGCTGGATGAACCGACGGCCGCGCTGGACCAGACGCTGGAGCGCGCGCTTGTCGGCAGGTTGGAGACCTGGATGGCGGGCCGCACGGCGGTGATTGCCACCCACCGCGCGCCAATCCTCGGCCTGACGGACCGCACGCTGGTGCTGGCCAACGGACGGCTGAGCGTGGACGGGCCGAAGGATCAGGTGCTGGCCCATCTCAACACCATCAAGGAGGGCGCCGCATGA
- a CDS encoding TolC family protein: MGQCVTRTAGLCAAALGLAGCLSDAGGGAQDFVARMRPADTLDAPKPTHAEKLNAQSVIIQNLQARRSVLPEGSASDRVATAVLAANARAAESDLRAAQLRAQAASKNWLPQIGPQVSLTSLRTVVTNIVVEQVIYDNGRKKGERAFAVADVEVAAVALAADTNARVRQGLDLYTDAAEARARHALARQTFKDMQHFEWIMTQRVQGGVSDMSDLHILRQKLAEIRSRETASAEAAQTALAELGAMAVGDVTQFGPLGPVPVRADLAQPLSVTRAEAEKTRAIAAAKVERAGQLPGLSAGGIVGDDSNFGVQVKSDSLLGLGTADRLRAIEATAEAAGRKVAQADEDANRTLRRLDGQIAATQRQADEAAQLTAQAKRNLDLFQQQYDAGQRQVMDVVGVYETFARQQEDEVRLTFEAVRLRTQMAEILGVLADGSKI, from the coding sequence ATGGGGCAGTGTGTAACAAGGACAGCAGGGCTGTGCGCCGCGGCGCTGGGCCTTGCAGGGTGTCTATCGGATGCGGGGGGCGGCGCGCAGGATTTCGTGGCCCGCATGCGCCCGGCCGACACGCTTGATGCGCCCAAGCCGACCCATGCCGAAAAGCTCAATGCGCAAAGCGTGATCATCCAGAATTTACAGGCGCGCCGGTCGGTGCTGCCCGAAGGCAGCGCGTCGGACCGTGTGGCCACGGCCGTTCTGGCGGCCAACGCCCGCGCGGCGGAAAGCGATTTGCGCGCGGCGCAGTTGCGGGCGCAGGCCGCGTCGAAGAACTGGCTGCCGCAGATCGGCCCGCAGGTCAGCCTGACCTCGCTCAGAACCGTGGTAACCAACATCGTGGTCGAGCAGGTGATCTATGACAACGGCCGCAAGAAGGGCGAGCGCGCCTTTGCGGTGGCGGATGTCGAGGTGGCCGCCGTGGCACTGGCGGCAGACACCAATGCGCGGGTCCGGCAGGGGCTGGATCTGTATACCGATGCCGCCGAGGCGCGGGCGCGCCATGCGCTGGCCCGCCAGACCTTCAAGGATATGCAGCATTTCGAGTGGATCATGACCCAGCGGGTGCAGGGCGGAGTATCGGACATGTCCGACTTGCACATCCTGCGACAAAAACTGGCCGAGATCCGGTCCCGCGAGACCGCCAGCGCAGAGGCCGCGCAGACCGCGCTGGCCGAACTGGGCGCGATGGCGGTGGGCGACGTGACGCAGTTTGGCCCGCTGGGGCCGGTGCCGGTGCGCGCCGATCTGGCCCAACCGCTGAGCGTGACGCGGGCCGAGGCGGAAAAGACACGGGCCATTGCCGCGGCGAAAGTCGAGCGTGCCGGCCAGCTGCCGGGTCTGTCGGCGGGGGGCATCGTCGGGGATGACAGCAATTTTGGCGTGCAGGTCAAGTCGGACAGCCTGTTGGGGCTGGGCACGGCGGACCGGCTGCGCGCGATCGAGGCCACGGCAGAGGCGGCGGGCCGCAAGGTCGCGCAGGCCGACGAGGATGCCAACCGCACGCTGCGCAGGCTCGACGGGCAGATCGCCGCGACACAGCGGCAGGCCGACGAGGCCGCGCAGCTGACGGCGCAGGCGAAACGGAACCTCGATCTGTTCCAGCAGCAATATGACGCCGGACAGCGGCAGGTGATGGATGTGGTGGGGGTCTATGAGACGTTTGCCCGCCAGCAGGAGGACGAAGTGCGCCTGACATTCGAAGCGGTCCGCCTGCGCACTCAGATGGCCGAAATCCTCGGCGTTCTGGCGGACGGGAGCAAGATCTGA
- a CDS encoding Ig-like domain-containing protein, translating into MKAINFVVRDQAGGLQRGEIAAETQNQTIVAGAGQEISINARQSDFASQIRNGDQLIITMADGRVITIDNFFNETGEANRLFVSADGYLNEVSFVEAGEGNLYAQYGPTEEWGKWSPSDDLIFLGNTEVAGVELAQDGDEVSMLGAALLGGGSLLGGGAAVAAGLGGAAIVGGIAGGSGSDGDATNAPFVDDADSSADINGIGEPTLTISGGGEPGWTVDITVGDKVVSTVIDEDGRFTGTFEGDNFPVDGNYEAVVTVTDPDGNDTVLDGPAFVIDTTAPTVTVTQGTESTGDFFNEDSFGSGVSISGTGEAGAQLDVTIAGETRSTVVGADGTWNVVWEAGVLQGGEYSTDVTLVSTDSFGNSSTATETLVVDTVTSVTVDTASVGGDGVINGVERSGGVSFTGTAQAGSTVEVTVGSVTHIVTATGSGTWSAEFSSSEIATGEYDGSVSVVATDTAGNTASTSGSFEVDTLVNAHAITSTHGGSDGVINAEEAGQPLVVSGQTEAGSTVVVELGGVSQSAVVAADGSWTATFAAGSVAGGTYTTTMTATATDAAGNSDTASTTVTVDTEAGVLTIDSAPVEGDDVVNEAEASDGVVLTGTADAGAVVDVTMAGVTHSVVADGSGNWEAYFAASDVAAGVYTADITATTTDAYGNSRSASDSVQVDTRVDNLSVAADAVTADGIVNAAESAAGFAVSGTSEVGSVSVSVTLGNQTVNAPVDAAGNWTATFDSSALAAGTYDADISVTATDAAGNVATITDTVAVDTQVDPLALTSNSAGADNTLNAAEAATGIDLGGAVEAGSTVEVTFDGTSYAAQVDAAGNWSLAIPASAVRAGEYAAEITVTATDAVGNVATISDTLAIDTDAPDGPVIASFTRGGDGIRGISIEAEMDSTDDVSIVQVAENGSISDVDGMSGFNTLRGETDFAFDDNVPNGSQLIVNATDAAGNTSGTYLVLDDESATSAVDLSSLALGEYQIENLDLDFAEAASVVIDEASLLALSTQSNTLTIHGSSEDQVTIENGTLQGTQDVGGQTYNVYAVGAEGTLIIDSEIPVII; encoded by the coding sequence ATGAAGGCGATTAATTTCGTCGTCCGCGATCAAGCGGGCGGTTTGCAACGTGGCGAGATCGCGGCGGAAACGCAGAACCAGACGATCGTGGCAGGCGCGGGTCAGGAAATTTCCATCAACGCACGGCAATCCGATTTTGCCAGCCAGATCCGCAACGGGGATCAGTTGATCATCACCATGGCCGATGGCCGCGTGATCACCATCGACAACTTCTTCAACGAGACGGGCGAGGCGAACCGCCTGTTCGTATCGGCCGATGGCTATCTCAACGAAGTGAGCTTTGTCGAAGCCGGCGAAGGCAACCTTTATGCGCAGTACGGCCCGACCGAGGAATGGGGCAAGTGGAGCCCGTCCGACGATCTGATCTTTCTGGGCAATACCGAAGTTGCCGGTGTCGAACTGGCACAGGACGGTGACGAGGTGTCGATGCTGGGTGCGGCTCTTCTGGGGGGCGGCAGCCTTCTGGGCGGCGGCGCGGCAGTGGCGGCCGGTCTGGGCGGTGCGGCGATTGTCGGCGGGATCGCGGGCGGCAGCGGCAGTGACGGCGACGCCACGAACGCGCCGTTTGTCGACGACGCCGACAGCTCTGCAGACATCAACGGCATCGGCGAGCCGACATTGACGATTTCGGGCGGCGGCGAGCCGGGCTGGACCGTCGATATCACGGTGGGCGACAAGGTCGTGTCGACCGTGATCGACGAAGACGGCAGGTTCACCGGCACATTCGAGGGCGACAACTTTCCCGTCGACGGGAATTACGAGGCGGTCGTGACTGTCACGGACCCCGATGGCAACGACACGGTGCTGGACGGACCCGCATTCGTGATCGACACCACGGCGCCGACCGTTACGGTCACGCAAGGCACTGAATCCACAGGAGATTTCTTCAACGAAGACAGCTTTGGCAGCGGTGTCAGCATTTCGGGCACCGGCGAAGCGGGCGCACAGCTGGACGTCACGATCGCGGGCGAGACCCGCAGCACGGTCGTGGGCGCGGACGGCACGTGGAACGTGGTCTGGGAGGCCGGTGTCTTGCAGGGCGGTGAATACAGCACCGACGTGACGCTGGTCAGCACCGACAGCTTTGGCAACAGTTCGACCGCGACCGAAACGCTTGTGGTCGACACGGTGACATCCGTGACCGTCGATACCGCCAGCGTGGGCGGCGACGGTGTCATCAACGGTGTCGAGCGGTCGGGCGGCGTCAGCTTTACCGGCACCGCGCAGGCGGGATCGACCGTCGAGGTGACCGTGGGCAGCGTGACCCACATTGTCACCGCGACCGGTTCGGGCACGTGGAGCGCGGAATTCTCCTCCAGCGAGATTGCCACGGGCGAATATGACGGCAGCGTCAGCGTCGTGGCCACCGATACCGCGGGCAACACCGCGTCCACCTCGGGCAGTTTCGAGGTCGACACATTGGTCAATGCCCATGCGATCACGTCGACCCACGGCGGCAGCGATGGCGTCATCAATGCAGAAGAGGCGGGTCAGCCGCTCGTCGTTTCGGGCCAGACCGAAGCGGGGTCGACCGTGGTTGTCGAACTGGGCGGCGTCAGCCAGAGCGCGGTTGTGGCCGCCGACGGCAGCTGGACCGCCACATTTGCCGCCGGAAGCGTAGCGGGCGGCACCTACACCACCACCATGACCGCCACCGCCACGGATGCGGCGGGCAACTCCGACACGGCCAGCACGACAGTTACGGTGGATACCGAAGCCGGCGTTCTGACGATCGACAGCGCGCCGGTCGAGGGCGACGATGTCGTCAACGAAGCCGAAGCCAGCGATGGTGTGGTTCTGACGGGCACCGCGGATGCGGGCGCTGTTGTCGACGTTACGATGGCGGGTGTGACGCATTCCGTGGTTGCCGACGGATCGGGCAACTGGGAAGCGTATTTTGCCGCCTCTGATGTGGCCGCGGGCGTATACACCGCCGATATCACGGCAACGACCACGGATGCCTATGGCAACAGCCGGTCGGCGAGCGACAGCGTGCAGGTCGACACCCGTGTCGACAACCTGTCGGTGGCCGCCGATGCGGTGACGGCGGACGGTATCGTCAACGCCGCCGAAAGTGCGGCGGGCTTTGCGGTCAGCGGCACCTCCGAAGTGGGCTCCGTTTCGGTTTCGGTCACGCTGGGCAACCAGACGGTGAACGCGCCTGTGGACGCCGCGGGCAACTGGACCGCCACCTTCGACAGCTCTGCGCTGGCGGCAGGCACCTATGACGCCGATATCAGCGTGACCGCCACCGATGCGGCGGGCAATGTCGCCACGATCACCGATACCGTTGCCGTCGATACGCAGGTTGATCCGCTGGCCCTGACCAGCAACAGCGCGGGCGCGGACAACACGCTGAACGCGGCCGAGGCTGCCACCGGCATTGATCTGGGCGGCGCGGTCGAAGCGGGATCGACCGTCGAGGTGACCTTTGACGGCACGAGTTATGCGGCGCAGGTCGATGCGGCTGGCAACTGGTCGCTGGCCATTCCGGCGAGCGCCGTGCGCGCGGGCGAATACGCGGCCGAGATTACCGTGACGGCGACGGATGCGGTGGGCAACGTGGCCACCATTTCCGACACACTGGCCATCGATACCGATGCGCCGGACGGGCCGGTGATCGCGTCCTTCACGCGCGGCGGCGACGGCATCCGCGGCATTTCGATCGAGGCCGAGATGGACAGCACCGATGATGTGTCCATCGTGCAGGTGGCCGAAAACGGATCGATCAGCGATGTCGACGGCATGTCGGGGTTCAACACCCTGCGCGGCGAGACCGATTTCGCCTTTGACGACAATGTGCCGAACGGATCGCAGCTGATCGTGAATGCCACCGATGCTGCGGGCAACACCAGCGGCACCTATCTGGTGCTCGACGATGAAAGCGCCACCAGTGCGGTGGATCTGAGCAGTTTGGCGCTGGGCGAGTACCAGATCGAGAACCTCGATCTCGATTTCGCCGAAGCGGCCAGTGTCGTGATCGACGAAGCCAGCCTGCTGGCGCTGTCGACGCAGAGCAACACGCTGACCATTCACGGCTCTTCCGAAGATCAGGTGACCATCGAGAACGGCACGCTGCAGGGCACGCAGGATGTGGGTGGCCAGACCTACAATGTCTATGCCGTGGGCGCCGAAGGTACATTGATCATCGACAGCGAAATTCCGGTCATCATCTAG
- a CDS encoding CocE/NonD family hydrolase, whose translation MNTLPDVIEYPDEAIVLACGTRLSARVWRPAGSDNTPVPAILEYLPYRKRDGTCARDALTHPYFAARGYACLRVDIRGNGDSHGIMTDEYTEQELSDAEEVIAWIAAQPWCSGKVGMMGISWGGFNSLQVAARAPEPLAAIITLCSTVDRFADDIHYKGGCLLNENLGWGATMWSYSSRAPDPALRPDWREMWLQRLEAEPFLPSVWLRHQRRDAYWQHGSVCEDISAIKAKVLAIGGWGDAYKNAVPHLVEALPGAKGIVGPWVHKYPHFAVPEPRIGFLQEALRWWDRWLRDIDTGVEDDPDYRAYLMDGVRPATWYTTRPGRWIAEDSGATSHLPRRTLHLTDTGLHDSAAPLTRTVASPAHCGAQSGEYCAIWLGPEMPGDQRPDDALSACFDSAPHDSDLDIVGAPQVTLTLAASHAQAQVAVRLNHVHPDGASTRITYGVLNLSHRDDPVTPAPMTPGAATTLTIPLDHIAYRLPAGHRLRVAVSTAYWPLIWPAPQATELTLTAGHLDLPLRAPATSDEAHFPPPEAADPWQTEEIRPPAHVRRQETDMTTGVVSLVIEDDFGKLRDGDHGLITGSVARERWDIHPDDPLSARGQCHWSDELQRGSTSLRTETRCEMWSDATHFHMTARLEAWENGALIYERDVEDRVPRDHM comes from the coding sequence ATGAATACCCTGCCCGACGTGATCGAATACCCCGACGAGGCCATCGTGCTGGCCTGCGGGACGCGGCTCTCGGCGCGCGTCTGGCGCCCCGCGGGCAGCGATAACACCCCCGTGCCCGCGATCCTCGAATATCTGCCCTACCGCAAGCGCGACGGCACCTGCGCGCGCGATGCGCTGACCCACCCCTATTTTGCCGCGCGCGGCTATGCCTGCCTGCGGGTGGACATCCGCGGCAACGGCGACAGCCACGGCATCATGACGGATGAATACACCGAACAGGAACTGTCGGACGCCGAAGAGGTGATCGCATGGATCGCGGCGCAGCCGTGGTGCAGCGGCAAGGTGGGGATGATGGGGATCAGCTGGGGCGGTTTCAACAGCCTACAGGTCGCCGCCCGCGCGCCCGAGCCGCTGGCCGCGATCATCACGCTGTGCTCGACCGTCGACCGTTTCGCCGACGACATCCACTACAAGGGCGGCTGCCTGCTGAACGAAAACCTCGGCTGGGGCGCGACCATGTGGAGCTATTCCAGCCGCGCGCCCGATCCCGCCCTGCGCCCCGACTGGCGCGAAATGTGGCTGCAACGGCTGGAGGCGGAACCCTTCCTGCCCTCGGTCTGGCTGCGCCATCAACGGCGCGATGCCTACTGGCAGCACGGTTCGGTCTGCGAGGACATCAGCGCCATCAAGGCCAAGGTGCTGGCCATCGGGGGCTGGGGCGACGCCTACAAGAACGCGGTGCCGCACCTGGTCGAGGCTCTGCCGGGGGCCAAGGGCATCGTCGGCCCGTGGGTGCATAAATATCCCCATTTCGCCGTGCCCGAACCGCGCATCGGGTTCCTGCAAGAGGCCCTGCGCTGGTGGGACCGCTGGCTGCGCGACATCGACACCGGCGTGGAGGACGACCCCGATTACCGCGCCTACCTGATGGACGGAGTGCGGCCCGCGACATGGTACACCACACGACCGGGGCGCTGGATCGCCGAAGACAGCGGCGCGACCAGCCACCTGCCGCGCAGAACGCTGCACCTGACGGACACGGGCCTGCACGACAGCGCCGCACCGCTCACGCGCACCGTGGCCTCCCCCGCCCACTGCGGCGCACAGTCGGGCGAATACTGCGCCATCTGGCTCGGCCCCGAAATGCCCGGCGACCAACGTCCCGACGATGCCCTCTCGGCCTGTTTCGACAGCGCCCCGCACGACAGCGACCTCGATATCGTCGGCGCGCCGCAGGTGACGCTGACGCTGGCCGCGTCGCACGCTCAGGCACAGGTGGCGGTGCGGCTCAACCACGTGCATCCCGACGGGGCCAGCACCCGCATCACCTACGGCGTGCTCAACCTCAGCCACCGCGACGATCCGGTGACACCCGCGCCGATGACGCCGGGGGCCGCCACGACCCTGACAATCCCGCTCGATCATATCGCCTACCGGCTGCCCGCGGGGCACCGGCTGCGGGTGGCCGTCTCCACCGCCTACTGGCCGCTGATCTGGCCCGCGCCGCAGGCGACCGAACTGACGCTCACCGCCGGACACCTCGATCTTCCCTTGCGCGCGCCCGCCACCTCGGACGAGGCGCATTTTCCGCCGCCCGAAGCCGCCGATCCGTGGCAAACCGAAGAAATCCGCCCCCCCGCCCATGTGCGGCGACAGGAAACCGACATGACCACCGGCGTTGTATCTTTGGTGATCGAGGACGATTTCGGCAAACTGCGCGACGGCGACCACGGGCTGATCACCGGCAGCGTGGCGCGTGAGCGCTGGGACATCCACCCCGACGATCCGCTCTCGGCCCGCGGCCAGTGCCACTGGAGCGACGAGCTGCAGCGCGGGTCCACATCCCTGCGCACCGAAACCCGCTGCGAGATGTGGTCGGACGCCACGCATTTCCACATGACCGCACGGCTGGAGGCATGGGAAAATGGCGCGCTGATCTACGAACGCGACGTCGAAGACCGCGTGCCGCGCGATCACATGTGA
- a CDS encoding ABC transporter substrate-binding protein, with the protein MKDQLQSMTAKVAAGAMTRRDFIARAAALGVTAAVANSMLAQAAQADGHAKPVAGGTFRMGAQGGESTNTQDPASWASDVPILIGRLWGETLVRVEPTGELSGLVAESWEGSADAKTWTFTVRNGITFSDGSEVTGDDVLKTMERHSNEESKSGALGIMNGIESMSADGRTFTVNLGTGNADLPYLMADYHLMIQPGGGFDNPTAAIGTGAYTLESDEPGVRAVAKRREGYWGGDQTETAHYDTVEVLTLNDATARTAALQSGQVDAINRVEPKIAKLLDRAPTVNVVNVSGRGHYVFIMHIDSAPFDNNELRLALKHAINRQEMVDKILQGYGGVGNDMPINAAYPLFDETIPQREFDLEKASIHYKKSGHDGSPIILRTADGAFPGAVDAAALFQQSAQAAGIPLEIKREPNDGYWSEVWNVQPFCASYWGGRPVQDQMYTTAYLSTADWNDTRWKRDEFDAMLLEARAELDIEKRKEIYSKMGRMLNEEGGLILPMFNDFIDGVSAEVQGYEGDPNGDLMNYYAFKETWKA; encoded by the coding sequence ATGAAAGATCAACTGCAATCCATGACGGCCAAGGTGGCCGCCGGTGCCATGACGCGCCGTGATTTCATCGCACGTGCCGCGGCCCTCGGCGTGACCGCCGCCGTCGCCAACTCCATGCTCGCGCAGGCCGCGCAGGCCGATGGCCACGCAAAACCCGTCGCGGGCGGCACGTTCCGCATGGGCGCGCAGGGCGGCGAAAGCACCAACACGCAAGATCCCGCAAGCTGGGCCTCGGACGTGCCGATCCTGATTGGCCGCCTCTGGGGCGAGACCCTCGTGCGCGTCGAACCGACGGGCGAGCTCTCCGGTCTGGTCGCCGAAAGCTGGGAAGGCTCGGCCGACGCCAAGACGTGGACCTTCACGGTGCGCAACGGGATCACCTTCTCCGATGGCAGCGAAGTGACCGGCGACGACGTGCTGAAAACGATGGAGCGTCACTCCAACGAAGAATCCAAATCCGGTGCTCTGGGCATCATGAATGGCATCGAGAGCATGTCCGCAGATGGTCGGACATTTACCGTCAACCTTGGGACCGGCAACGCCGACCTGCCCTATCTGATGGCTGACTATCACCTGATGATCCAGCCGGGCGGCGGTTTCGACAATCCCACGGCGGCCATCGGCACCGGTGCCTACACGCTTGAGTCCGATGAACCGGGCGTGCGTGCGGTCGCGAAGCGCCGCGAAGGGTACTGGGGCGGCGATCAGACTGAAACCGCCCATTACGATACCGTCGAGGTACTCACGCTGAACGATGCAACCGCGCGCACTGCGGCCCTGCAATCGGGTCAGGTCGACGCCATCAACCGCGTGGAGCCCAAGATCGCCAAGCTTCTGGACCGGGCACCTACTGTCAATGTCGTGAACGTATCGGGTCGGGGCCACTACGTCTTCATTATGCACATCGATTCGGCGCCATTCGACAACAACGAGCTTCGCCTCGCGCTCAAGCACGCGATCAACCGGCAGGAAATGGTCGACAAGATCCTGCAGGGCTACGGCGGCGTCGGCAACGACATGCCCATCAATGCGGCCTATCCCCTGTTCGATGAGACGATCCCCCAGCGTGAGTTCGATCTGGAAAAAGCCAGCATTCACTACAAGAAATCCGGCCACGATGGCTCGCCCATCATCCTGCGCACCGCCGATGGCGCCTTCCCGGGTGCGGTCGATGCCGCCGCCCTCTTCCAGCAGTCAGCGCAGGCCGCAGGCATCCCGCTGGAAATCAAGCGTGAGCCAAACGACGGGTACTGGTCGGAAGTCTGGAACGTGCAGCCTTTCTGCGCCTCCTACTGGGGTGGCCGCCCCGTGCAGGACCAGATGTACACCACCGCCTATCTGTCCACCGCGGACTGGAACGACACCCGCTGGAAGCGCGATGAATTCGACGCGATGCTGCTGGAAGCCCGTGCCGAGCTCGACATCGAGAAGCGCAAGGAGATCTACTCCAAAATGGGTCGCATGCTGAACGAAGAAGGCGGTCTGATCCTGCCGATGTTCAACGATTTCATCGACGGTGTATCTGCCGAAGTGCAGGGCTACGAAGGCGATCCGAACGGCGACCTGATGAACTACTACGCTTTCAAAGAGACCTGGAAAGCGTAA